The Microbacterium sp. SORGH_AS_0428 genome contains the following window.
CGGGGCGCACGCCGTGGACAGGCGGGTGTGCTCGAACTCGCCGAGGCAAGCGACATCAGCCGATTCGCCGCGTCGCACCATCTCGGGGTTCTCCGCACCGCTGGCCTGATCGTCATGAGCAAGCAGTCCCACCGACACCTGCATCGTGTGGACGGGACGGCGCTGCGCGCGATCGAGGATTGGGCCTACCGTTTCGACCCGCAGGAGAACGCCGCGCACACGGCGTGAGGGCACAGA
Protein-coding sequences here:
- a CDS encoding metalloregulator ArsR/SmtB family transcription factor, producing the protein MTTGMAEVFRALAHEDRLAMLEHLRGARRGQAGVLELAEASDISRFAASHHLGVLRTAGLIVMSKQSHRHLHRVDGTALRAIEDWAYRFDPQENAAHTA